DNA sequence from the Tenacibaculum mesophilum genome:
CAATACGATTCCAAATATTAATTTCTCCTATTTGTATAATAATTTGTGCTATTTCATTATCGGTAAAGTGTTCCTTAAGTTCCTGAAAGGTGTTTTCTGATAATCCATTATTACTTACTTGTGTTATTTCATCAGTAGCAGCTAACAAGGCTTTTTCTTTTTTAGAAAATAAAGGAGATTCTTTCCAAGCGCTTAAAGCAAAAATTCTGTTTTGTTTTTCTCCATTTTTTAGAGCCTCCGAAGTATGCATTTCTATACAATAAGCACAAGAATTAATTTGAGAGCTTCTTATTTTTATAAGATTTTTAATGTCTTTTGAGAGGGATGTTGTTTCAAGATATTTAAAAATTTCTAAAATAGCTTTGTAAGAATTTGGCTCTAATTCTTGAATGTTTAGTCTTTGTTTCATGATTTTTATTTTATAAAATCAAAGGTATTATTATGACTATTGTTACAACTTAAGCTGGTTTAAGAAAGAATAATACTTTTCTATTAGAAGTAATTTAAAAAAATCAAATTGATTTTTATGTAGTATGTTTTGAGTAGGAAATATTATAAAAAATAAAACCCTGTTAGATTTCTAACAGGGTTTTTGTGACCTCGGCAGGATTCAAACCTGCAACCTCTTGAGCCGTAATCAAGTGCACTATTCAGTTATGCTACGAGGCCGTTTTGCGGGTGCAAATATAAGAATGTTTTTTAAATTGTAAAGCAAAAAAATAATATTTTTTCACCTTTTTTAATTTATTTTTCTTCTGCTATTTCTTCTTTAAAACTATCAATAGTGTCTTGAGCTTTTTCAAGGTCTGATTCATAGATAAATACGTCAATAGAATTGCCTAAAGTTCCAAAACCAGCAACTCTTCCGGCTTCTTTATTATCTTTTACTAAATATGGAACTTCAATTTCGTTAAGTAGCTGACTTAATCTGTTCACAAAGATTTGAGAGCCTGAGAAAACTTTAATATGCTTGTTCATAATGGTAAATTTTAATCCAACGAATTTATTGTAATATAAGCACGCCATCCAATAATAG
Encoded proteins:
- a CDS encoding putative signal transducing protein, encoding MNKHIKVFSGSQIFVNRLSQLLNEIEVPYLVKDNKEAGRVAGFGTLGNSIDVFIYESDLEKAQDTIDSFKEEIAEEK
- a CDS encoding carboxymuconolactone decarboxylase family protein, with the translated sequence MKQRLNIQELEPNSYKAILEIFKYLETTSLSKDIKNLIKIRSSQINSCAYCIEMHTSEALKNGEKQNRIFALSAWKESPLFSKKEKALLAATDEITQVSNNGLSENTFQELKEHFTDNEIAQIIIQIGEINIWNRIAVSTLMFHQSS